From one Montipora capricornis isolate CH-2021 chromosome 10, ASM3666992v2, whole genome shotgun sequence genomic stretch:
- the LOC138020452 gene encoding uncharacterized protein, which yields MSHWTLQSRICKPQKWQIVPLGFLVVFSFIVYFRHSENWADEEIRKPLPWELGGMKFHAKDAGIDGKSAVGGPNTKANTLDEDKMQQGKGSWIEGVVSKMLPRLYSDRQRYNETCSHKWQKEYKSLHKDILEGRRLRKFIVFTCKEQEYGCSGYGNRLAALTSLLYLSILTQRAFLIEWNSNAGVPLEHHLSTNNIAWNYPVKELQELKTRKHLWGKYRPKRNDTFNVIDSKAKLAAWLKKTDLQAFFDRPVEMIMGMWYFVDVLLKNEFLKNHAIELGISSSGTYYNFVGCAFEFLFQKTRTLEERLESTRNSLSLERSAFKIGIQVRMGDISFGKSLPHNDVNYKDFFNCAQALSEAILTRNQTRFMERRIRWFLATDDIKVKKFTIENYSRNTVTQMITPQHITRLTMLTRSESVESMLDIIVDHLLLSECTFLILSRGSTFGKTAAALTFHSAETLTFGTICAKMARNEHRNENHK from the coding sequence AAATACGTAAGCCTTTGCCGTGGGAATTGGGTGGAATGAAATTTCACGCAAAAGATGCTGGCATTGACGGCAAAAGCGCAGTAGGCGGACCTAATACAAAAGCTAACACCCTCGATGAAGATAAAATGCAACAAGGGAAAGGTTCGTGGATAGAAGGTGTGGTTTCGAAAATGCTTCCTAGGCTTTACTCCGACAGGCAACGTTATAATGAAACATGCAGTCATAAATGGCAAAAAGAATACAAGAGTCTTCACAAAGATATTTTAGAGGGACGCAGACTGCGAAAGTTTATTGTGTTTACTTGCAAAGAGCAAGAATATGGATGTTCTGGTTATGGTAACCGCTTAGCAGCACTTACGTCGCTTCTCTATCTTTCCATTTTAACCCAACGAGCATTTTTGATTGAATGGAATAGTAATGCAGGGGTACCACTCGAACATCACCTTTCTACTAATAACATTGCGTGGAATTATCCTGTCAAGGAGCTACAAGAACTTAAGACGAGGAAGCATCTTTGGGGCAAATACCGCCCAAAAAGAAATGACACGTTTAACGTAATCGATTCCAAAGCAAAGTTGGCAGCTTGGCTAAAGAAAACTGATTTACAGGCGTTCTTTGACCGCCCCGTTGAAATGATAATGGGAATGTGGTATTTTGTCGATGTTTTATTGAAAAACGAATTCTTGAAAAATCATGCCATCGAATTGGGAATCAGTTCCAGTGGAACTTATTACAATTTTGTAGGCTGTGCTTTTGAATTTCTCTTTCAAAAGACACGCACATTAGAAGAACGGCTTGAATCAACGCGGAATTCACTTAGTCTTGAAAGATCGGCTTTTAAGATTGGGATACAAGTTAGAATGGGCGACATATCTTTTGGAAAGAGCTTGCCGCATAATGACGTCAATTATAAAGATTTCTTTAATTGCGCTCAGGCGTTAAGTGAAGCAATTTTGACACGAAATCAAACACGTTTCATGGAAAGAAGGATACGATGGTTTCTTGCAACGGACGATATTAAGGTTAAAAAGTTTACAATCGAGAATTACTCCCGAAATACAGTCACCCAAATGATAACTCCGCAACACATAACACGTTTGACAATGCTGACACGTTCGGAATCCGTGGAAAGTATGTTGGATATAATTGTGGACCATTTATTGTTGTCTGAGTGCACTTTTCTCATTTTGTCCAGAGGAAGTACTTTTGGAAAGACAGCGGCTGCACTCACGTTTCACTCAGCGGAAACATTGACGTTCGGGACAATATGTGCCAAGATGGCCCGAAATGAGCATAGAAATGAGAACCATAAATGA